Within the bacterium genome, the region CTCGCGTAGAGCTTGAACATCGAGGTCGCCGGCCCTGGGCCCTGTCCCGCCTTGGCCTGCTGGCCGCTTCGCATGAGGGTGAGCCCGAAGCACAGACTGTCGAGCTCGTGTTGCGCGATGCGATCGCGCAAGGCCGGTTCCGGGAGCCGCTCGTCCTGACCGCCAAGGTAGCCGCGGGCCGTTTCGGCGAGTGCGCTCCTGGGAGCCTCTCGTTTCGCGCTCTTGTCTTTCTTGCGTCGGGGTGTCGTCTCGCTGCTTTCCGCAGGAGCCCCGGAGAGCATCTGGCGTTCGTGCTGCAGCAGCCTCTTGGCGATGGTCCAACCGCCATTCAGCGTTCCCACGAGATTGCGGGCGTCGGCCTTCACATCCTCGAAGAACACCTGGCAGAAATCAGATTCGCCGCTGATCAACTGAATCGGCGAGATCGTCACGCCGGGCTGATGCAGATCGAAGAGGATGAAGCTGATGCCGTCGTGCTTGGGCACTTCCGTATCCGTGCGCACCAGGCAGAACATCCAATCGGCGTGGTTGGCTCCGGTCGTCCAGATCTTGGATCCGTTGATGAGAAATTGATCTCCTTCCCGAACGGCGCGCGTCTGCAGGCTGGCCAGGTCCGAGCCCGAGCCGGGCTCGCTGTAGCCCTGGCACCAGTTGATCTCACCGCTGGTGATCTTCGGGAGGTGTTCGAGCTTCTGCTCCTCGTTGCCGAATTCGAGCAGTACCGGGCCCAGCATGGCCGTCCCGAAGAAGCTCACGATCGGCATGTAGCTGGCGGCGCGTCCGACTTCCTGATGGAGAACCTTCACCTCCTCCTTGGAGAGGCCACCGCCGCCGTACTCCCTGGGCCAGGTGGGGGTCGTGTATCCACGCTCGGCCACGGCGGCGAGCCAAGCGTCGCGATCCGCTTGCGTCGGCGTGGCTTCGGCGCCCTTCAGGATGGAAGCGGGGCAATTCGTCTGGAGCCACTCGGCGAACTCCTGGCGAAAAGCCTCGAGAGAGGATTCGGTGGTTGTCATGCTGTCTCCCGGCGGGATAAGATTTGACACTATAGCTGTCAAATTACGTCGTTCGCTACCCGTTGCCCTCAGCCCGTCCGACGGAAGGAAAGTATCTTGAGCAAAACCGCCGGCTGGGGTCTCGGCGCGTCATCCGGAGAAAGTCGCGCAGTTGAAGGCGGCTCTGGCAGCGCACAACGCCGAACAGATGCCTTCGATCTGGCCCAGCCAGGGATCGTTCCCGATCAACATCGACAAGGATCTCTCCGAACCCGATGCGCACGACGACGAGTACATCTACTGGTCGAATTGATCGTCGCGCCGCGGAATTCGGCTGTTCCGTCCCAGCTTTGGCTCAGAGCTTGGCGATGACGTCGTTTCCGAGCTTGTCGAGGTTCTCGACGGGGTTGCCCTGACCGAGCGCCGGAACCGGGATCACCAGTCTCTCGACGCCCAGGTCCGTGAACTTCGCAATCGAATCGAGGCCCAGGGCCGGGAACCACATCGCCGTGACCTCCACGCTCGAGAGGTCGCGCCCTTCGGCAGCGCAGGCCTCGCCGAGCTTCTCGAGCTGGCTCTCGAGCACATCGAGCTGCGGTGTCGGGGCGAACCATCCCTGGCCGTATTTCGCCACACGCTCGAAGGCCTTGCCCTTGACGCCTCCGATGATCACCGGGAAGGGGTCCTGGACGGGATTCGGATGGCTCTT harbors:
- a CDS encoding acyl-CoA dehydrogenase, with translation MTTTESSLEAFRQEFAEWLQTNCPASILKGAEATPTQADRDAWLAAVAERGYTTPTWPREYGGGGLSKEEVKVLHQEVGRAASYMPIVSFFGTAMLGPVLLEFGNEEQKLEHLPKITSGEINWCQGYSEPGSGSDLASLQTRAVREGDQFLINGSKIWTTGANHADWMFCLVRTDTEVPKHDGISFILFDLHQPGVTISPIQLISGESDFCQVFFEDVKADARNLVGTLNGGWTIAKRLLQHERQMLSGAPAESSETTPRRKKDKSAKREAPRSALAETARGYLGGQDERLPEPALRDRIAQHELDSLCFGLTLMRSGQQAKAGQGPGPATSMFKLYASELNKRRSEILMSVRGTDGMGWSGESFAPIDLLETRGWLRSKGNSIEGGTSEVQLNVIAKRVLGLPD